Proteins encoded together in one Telopea speciosissima isolate NSW1024214 ecotype Mountain lineage chromosome 4, Tspe_v1, whole genome shotgun sequence window:
- the LOC122657955 gene encoding putative proline-rich receptor-like protein kinase PERK6 produces MNRVGNVPPPPGGVLGTPPQQGGWPTPPPPPQMLSSSEISSNYSGPRPPPLPPPSPSMALGFNKSTFSYDELAAATNGFSQANLLGQGGFGYVHKGVLAGSGTVVAVKSLKSGSGQGEREFQAEVDIISRVHHRHLVSLVGYCIAGGQRMLVYEFVPNKTLEYHLHGPNRPVMDWATRLRIAVGSAKGLAYLHEDCHPRIIHRDIKAANILLDDNFEAMVADFGLAKLSSDNFTHVSTRVMGTFGYLAPEYASSGKLTDKSDVFSFGVMLLELITGRRPVDTTNRYMEDSLVDWARPILTRSLETGNYDELVDPRLEDNYVPHEMAQMVACAAASIRHSARRRPKMKQIVRALEGDIALEDLNEGVKPGQSSAFYLSSTTGSSDYDTTTYNEDMKKFRKMALESQEMSEYGATSEYGLNPSSSSSDSQEMSRKHMH; encoded by the exons ATGAACCGCGTTGGTAACGTGCCACCCCCTCCCGGTGGAGTACTAGGAACACCACCACAGCAAGGAGGATGGCCTacaccacctccaccgcctCAGATGCTGAGCAGCAGTGAAATAAGTTCCAATTACTCAGGGCCACGCCCACCTCCACTCCCACCTCCATCTCCAAGCATGGCACTTGGATTTAATAAGAGCACATTCAGTTATGATGAACTAGCAGCAGCGACAAATGGGTTCTCTCAAGCCAACTTGTTAGGTCAAGGTGGATTTGGATATGTACACAAGGGAGTATTGGCTGGTAGTGGTACGGTGGTAGCGGTGAAGAGCCTCAAGTCCGGCAGTGGACAAGGAGAGCGTGAATTCCAAGCAGAGGTTGATATCATCAGCCGTGTCCACCACCGTCACCTGGTGTCTCTCGTTGGCTACTGTATAGCTGGTGGGCAGCGGATGTTGGTGTATGAATTTGTTCCCAATAAAACACTCGAATACCATCTTCACG GACCTAATCGTCCAGTCATGGATTGGGCAACAAGGCTCCGGATTGCAGTGGGATCAGCTAAAGGACTTGCATACCTTCATGAAGATT GCCACCCTCGCATCATCCATCGCGATATCAAAGCTGCTAATATTCTACTTGACGATAATTTTGAAGCCATG GTGGCGGATTTCGGACTGGCTAAGCTATCCTCTGACAATTTCACTCATGTATCCACGCGTGTAATGGGGACTTTTGG GTATTTGGCTCCTGAGTATGCATCAAGTGGAAAGCTAACTGATAAATCCGATGTCTTCTCATTCGGTGTAATGTTGCTGGAATTGATTACTGGAAGACGCCCTGTGGATACTACTAATAGATACATGGAAGATAGTCTAGTAGATTGg GCTAGGCCTATTCTAACACGTTCCTTGGAAACTGGCAACTATGACGAATTAGTAGACCCGCGCTTGGAGGACAATTATGTACCCCATGAGATGGCCCAGATGGTAGCATGTGCCGCTGCAAGCATTCGCCATTCTGCTAGAAGACGTCCAAAGATGAAACAG ATTGTGCGTGCATTGGAAGGCGATATTGCATTGGAGGATTTGAATGAGGGCGTAAAACCTGGGCAAAGCTCTGCTTTTTACTTATCAAGTACGACTGGGAGCTCAGACTATGACACAACTACATATAATGAAGACATGAAGAAGTTTAGGAAGATGGCATTGGAAAGCCAAGAAATGAGTGAGTATGGAGCAACAAGTGAATATGGGCTCAATCCCTCTTCCTCAAGCAGTGACTCTCAAGAAATGAGCCGTAAGCATATGCATTGA